The DNA window TAGAGTGAGAGTACTTTcttattttactgcaaaaaacAACTACAACGAATTAACAAAGCTAATGTTTTTTTGACTGTGTGCATTTACCATGCTGTTGAGCTCTGACTCATCATAGCTGTCACCTGGAAGTGTCCTGGGCCCACCAAGTGGCTCAAGACCATCCTCATCCCACATGTAAGTTCCACCAGAGCTGTTAGAGGGAGACAGCTCCAAAGATGAAGCCTGAGGGCCATCAGCCTGCTCCGAAGACAACATCAGTGGCCCCTGGGAGTCCTGCATAGGGCTATCATCTTTATGTCCTGCATAAATTATATAAACACAGGGATGAACACTTAAAAAGAATGTAACACACATCTAGTAGAATTTCCTTTAAATAGAGTTTATACCTTCCAGATCCATAGTGTCCCAGTCAAGGGTCTCATTGATAAAGCTTTGTAGGATGGTTTGAGTTTCCCTGTTATCTGTCTGGTCTCCATCACTAAATACATCTCCCACGCTGTCAAATTCATCTGGAAACTCTTCACTGATGTCGACTCTTTCTAAAGATGAGGCTGAAGATAAGGACATGTCCTCTGGAGTCTCGCCTGCTGCCTGGCTAGAACTATGCATACGCACACCATTCTTTCCTCCTCCATATCCAGAGCATCCATCACTATCATTGGGTGGGTCTGCTCGGTCAACTTCACCATACGGCTCATTGTCTATTGTTTTTTCTATTAACCCCACACTCTCAGAGGCAGTTGAAGGTTTGATATCACCTTTGACCCTACCTGGAAAAAGAGGCTTTTGCTGCCTGGCCTGTCCCGACCGAGCAAGCCTGTAGCCCAAAGACCCCCCACTGCTGCCCAATGGCTTGGTCAGAACACAACTGGGGAGCAGAGGCTTCCTCAAAGCCCTTGGAGTACTGGGTGCTGGAAGGATCGAAAGAGTGGGCAGAGAGGAGGCAGCTGGAGGGGTTCTACTGTACTGAAATCCTCCAGGTCCTCCGCTTCCACTTCCACTTCCACTTCCTGGACTTCCAAGGCTACCATTCATGCCTCCAAGTCCTGCACCCACTCTCCCATTACTCAACTGAGGAGGTTTAAGAAAACTACTCCTACGAGGTCGTAGCTGAGTGTTTGCTAGAGGCTTGGCTAGCTCCACAGCCCGGTTAAAGGAGAAGGAGCGTTTCATAGGTTGGCTGGTGGGTGACGGAATTTGCTTGAAATGGGTGAAGCTGTTTGAACGCACCATGTTGTCCAGTGCCAAGGTCTTCAGGCTGTCACTGAACTGGGACAGGCTGTCCTGAGAACTGCTTCTGGGAGAGGTGGAGCCTAAACTTGGACCCACGAGGCGGGATTCTGACCCTGTTCTTGCAGGAATACTGGAGCCATTGAGGCCAATTTTAAGGCTTCCATTCAGTGGGCTTTGGCCTAGCTTGGTCCCCACTTTGGAACTCATCTTCAAGGATTGCTTGGGAATGGCGGTAGGACTGGAGACAGCTACAGTCAAAGTACCTGACCTTCTCATCGTAGGAGTTGCTGGAGAGCCATTTTTTACCTCCTTTGTCAATGTAGGAAGCTGTTTCTGAACCCTATCTTCTCCACTGTCCACAGGGTTGGTTGGGGTAGTGGGGCTGGATAGTGTTGTCCCCTCATCTTTCTTCCATTTCAGGGTGAATGGGGATGCACGGATCACACCATTTTGGCGTATTCCTGGGGGAGTGGTCTTACCATCCTGCGTAGGAGTGGTTGCTTGTGTAGAACCATTGGACAAAGGGCTTCCACCACCAGTCGTGGAGCGTCCACCAAACTTAGGCAATCTGGACACCATGGCAGATCTGGCAGGTGCTTTTTCTTCCATTAGATGCCAACAAAGGCATGGGGGGCATGGAACCACACACAACTAGGGAAACAGAAAGACATAATTAGAAATGAGAGGATTTTAGTGTCAATGATAAGAGGCAGGACATTGTCAAGCAGGATAATAGGTTGATGGATTCCTATAAAACTCCTATAAAAAAACACCTGGCACATTTCTTGATTTTCTAATGCTACCTTAAACTGAAGATAtcacataaaacaaatcaaactgaTTTGCCTTACCATTTTCATACTCTGTCCAGAACTGTGATCCAGcctgttcttcatgtttgaaTATAAAGTAGTTAAACAAGCTAACATTTCAAAATCCGTCAAAATTTCCTGTTCTGTACGTTTCTAATACACAGTCAGGCAAAAAGCACACACATTCGTAATGGTATTAGAATTATCCGTATTGACAAACAGCAATGATGCTAAGAGTAGTCCTGTCTACCTGCTGCAGTGAATGCACGTCCGTCTCCTTTTCAAAGATCACTGACTATGAAGAGCATTAGGGATTAATCTAGCAAGCTTAAAGGGTAAAATGAGGCCTTATTATGGGAGgtctgtctttcttctttcttgtgGCAAGTGAGAGACACAAAAGCTTCATTAGTCTCTGTAGTACATAGCTGGTACATAGCTTTACAGCCACAAATTTCATCCCACGTGGTAAATAGGATGTATCATCCTTGTTATAAGTAATTCACAGTTCTTTGACTATATTCAACTTAAAAAACTGAACTGAAGTAGGTTATAGATCACTAGAATATCCCAAACAGAAAggataaataaaagacaatcaTAATTAAAAGGTAGTTAGAGAATGTTTCAAAAATGATACGACAAGTAGCTGGCAAAGGTTTTTAGAGGACATTGCACCAACAGAAGAATAAGCTTATGCCTAGGGGACAGGGGAGACCAGCGCTGGGAAGGTCACCACTACACTGTTAATAGTAAATGGAGGatgaaaaacatgtaaaaccaATTGAGGGAGAACATAGGCCTGATAATTTTCTCATTGTTATGTATTCAATTTTAATCAGCCATGTGGCAAGTGTGCATGTGTAGCTGGTGCACCTGCGTGTTACATCCATCTGGCTTATTCTGGGAGATTATGAATAGAAAAGTTACTGAGCTCCAGATGGCTGGTGCAGTAAGCAATAAGTGACTCATCTGCATGAGGAAACAtcgcaaaaaataataaaagtagaTTGCAGGCTTGTCCCCAAAAGAAAATAACCTATTATTGCATCAATTAATATGCTCACAGCTACTAATTAACGTTCAATACGGTAAGTTCCAGCTGTATTGATGATCCATAACAGTTCAACTACTTTCTACAGTGTGAGTGGATCCCTTGATTAACcagcacacacaaagactcaaagaCAAAAAGGCAGATACTGGAGCAATAATCCACTGAACTTTTGAATGGATGGGGGAGGGGTGTTGTGAAACAATGTGGGTCTCGTAttctggaggaaaaaaaactgtgtacAACGTTGCCCCACATTCCCATGCACAGACACACGTGTCTAATATCAAAGTGACACACTCAGTGGTGTCTGGCTTTGCCACCATCCTAATCTgcctcataaacacacattgagtacacacaaaaacacacagttctATACACACAAAATCAGGTCAGCATGTGCAGGCATGGCAACCAAAGCCTCTTTGCCCCGGGGAGGGGCtggtgactgtgtgtgtctaggtttatgtgtgtttaatgGGAAGAAATtagattagagagagagagctacagTAAACAGTCCAACAACCTCTAGAGTTTCATTCATAACCAGTGTGGTAGATCACTATTACACAGCAGTAAATccacacactgctgtaacaaATGTATACTCATCTAGGTCATCTCACTCATCTCCACGTCACTGAAAGAAATCTGTCTGCTGTGCTGATGTTTTGGATTTGACTTAAATCGCTTTTTAGAAATCTCCCTATTGAGCGTCTCTTTTTCGTTTATTATACCTCAACATTATAGTATCAACATTAAAAGCCAATAATAAGATATGTTCTGATCGGAAAGTCGTAGAATAATTAACTGGCATGTTTATGAAAGAGAAGTAACAAAAGGGATTGGGTGACATGAGACAAGAACAGATGTCATgagataaaatataaaattaacatttaaatatagaTCCTAAAAAGTGACCTTGAACAGTACACTTAAGAACGCGGTGCCTTTGCAAATGGTTTAGGAGCTACCGTTTCCACTCTGAACAGTTCAATTTTCTATTGGAAAGTCAGTAACCAACTGATGTCACATTGTGCAGTCTATGTCTAAAGCTGTATTGCCTGTATTGAATTTTCAGTACTGGTGCCAGTACACTTATCAAGTTTTTGTACCAATCCCAATTCTGTTTCAGATATCTCTCAAAGTATGGTTGGTAAATTTGTTGAGTACAAACAAATGTATCAACAAAATAACATAGGTggacatttaatttgaaaacataGAATAACCTCACCAAAATGAACAGTTTTTCACAAAGGCATAGTTTTAGTCGGTTGGACTGACTAAAGCTCTGCTCCCAATACTAGAACAAAGACACAGGTCAGCAAGGAAGGACGTCAGACAACAACATCCTAACGGACTGACACACATTCGGAGGTAGGGCAGTAAACCGTGCAGGCCATCTGTCAAAGACTCATATTTGAAATCCTGCCCCTCCCCCCAGAGTAGagtactgtaaataaatataccAGAGCTTCACTTGGCCTGCACCCCTGCACTAAACCCCGCCTTAACCAAGGTACACAATGGGTTTTTTTCTGGCTtaagtttgattttgaaaaacagatgaaaccttcagtgtgtgaaaggatGAATACTGTAACAAAAACAGTCCAGGAAGAAACATTCTGAGTTAAATTAAAGTACTGAAAAGCTAGTGTAACAGGGAGAGTGAATTATGAACCCTGCATAAGACAGGAGAAACCCTCAAGCAAGTCTAAGTTTGTTGATCTTATTTCAATGGATTTGACTTTCAGATCCATGGAGATAGCTTTAATAATTTAGTTTCTAAAGGAATTAAAGCCTTGCATGAATTCTTCACTGCACTGAGAATTGGTGAAAAGCAAAAATAGCTTCCAACCTGTGTGtaccaaaaaaacattaaacagaaaTTGACAGACACCTAAGAGATGTTTATGGGAGCTTCataaatgttttgtgttatGCCACAAATTAACTTTTAGTATTATTAATTGCCATTAAGTGACATTAACATATAATGTCAAAGAGCGACAAAAAGGGAAGAGAAAGTGAAACAGACTTCAGACATTTCTCCTGCAAGACCAACTTGGCAGTGATCCTGGCGTGTGAAATTATCAGGAAGATGAGATGACATCCTTTCCTACTCTCTGTTTTACAAGTAATGGGAGCTTTCTGTCGTTCTGCCAAGAAGGCTATTTGGGATTACGTTATTTCCAACTCAGAGGACAGCCAGACAGAAGGCACCTGGCAGACCAgcgggggggggagggtgggggggggggggtgaaaaaTCCGATTTAAGAGTGAGGTTGTTCATAACTCCTCTAGCAAAGCTTTCACTTTTGAACTGTGTGGGCACACTCACTACAGAGATGCATTCTTCAGGGGTAACAGGATGAATCCAGATAGGGTGGGAcagtaaagggggggggggggggggggggggtcaatgaTCTATTGGGTCATTGAGGCTATGCATGAATGGAGGTGCCCTACTACACACAGTAAATCGCCAATCCTGCCGTTTATCCCCACAGCCGATCTGTCCCCAACTCCCAATGCTCATAGTTCCATAATTCCCAATCGTTACAGCCTCAGCAACATCCTACAACATAGTGTTAGGCTACATCCCCATTTTCTCCCTCATCTTTTCCTTATTCAATTTCAAAAGATTGAAAGGTAacatcttacttttttttttaagtacaaaaaAATCATGATGTATTACATGGATTTGAAAGATGCTATAACCCCATCAAAAAGAGAGCATGCTGACGGTTTGGTGTGTTTTTGCTGTGGCTTTATCAAGTATATCACAGCTTATATTTGCAAATATGAACCATCGGTttattgaaaatatttgaaaagaaTACATTAAcctaaaaaagtaaaaacagctGCATGCAAATGCCTACATGATGCAGAAGAGGCTGCACCACTATTATTTGCAGGAGGGTACAATACCAAAGAACATCAATTTGTCTTTTCTCAGTCTGAAGGACATGTGGTTGTTCTGCTGCCTTATGAAGGATCAACTGACAAactatggagttagatcagtctcaatattcacaaatgcacacagaaggattcacaaatgtatttcaatgcacacacaaatatatttcattctatagaaatgtaaaacaaatccacaaataaaaaaataagattcacaaatgtatttctgattcacgcACAAATATTTAGAgttttgtatatatatgtaatagaaatcaacaaatatataaactgttctgtctgcatttacaaactgattgtcatttgtgaacctcactgcatttgtgtgtgggattttttGAGACTCTGCTGCCGTGGttagattcacaaatgcatttttttcagcagggaaatgtctgtagccaatcagatgtctccttcctattcagtCAATCACAGTAGCGTAGATTCAAGGGTatgatttaatgtgatcactttagtGTTGCATCTGCGCATACAGCGagatatatacatatatacatatgaGATACCACTGTGACCTTGAACTTCTACCATACATCTAAAACGTTCATCCTTAACCCTAGGACACTTAAACAAAATCTGAAGAAATCCCCTCTAGGCTTTCCTGAGATAtaactctctgtctctgtggagTAATAACTGGGCCAGTCATCTGGACAGGGCAGTCGTGGGCCATTGCTGCCTCCCTGGAGAGATTAACAGAGTGCCATTAGAGCATGCTAATAGAATAAGACAGGGATGAAAGCAACACTGACGCTAGGCTAATGTGTATTGAGTGAAAGCAATACTGGGCAGAGCTGCACTGGTGCTAAGAGATGCTAATCCAATGAGACAGCAG is part of the Labrus bergylta chromosome 10, fLabBer1.1, whole genome shotgun sequence genome and encodes:
- the ccser2a gene encoding serine-rich coiled-coil domain-containing protein 2 (The sequence of the model RefSeq protein was modified relative to this genomic sequence to represent the inferred CDS: added 147 bases not found in genome assembly); translated protein: MEEKAPARSAMVSRLPKFGGRSTTGGGSPLSNGSTQATTPTQDGKTTPPGIRQNGVIRASPFTLKWKKDEGTTLSSPTTPTNPVDSGEDRVQKQLPTLTKEVKNGSPATPTMRRSGTLTVAVSSPTAIPKQSLKMSSKVGTKLGQSPLNGSLKIGLNGSSIPARTGSESRLVGPSLGSTSPRSSSQDSLSQFSDSLKTLALDNMVRSNSFTHFKQIPSPTSQPMKRSFSFNRAVELAKPLANTQLRPRRSSFLKPPQLSNGRVGAGLGGMNGSLGSPGSGSGSGSGGPGGFQYSRTPPAASSLPTLSILPAPSTPRALRKPLLPSCVLTKPLGSSGGSLGYRLARSGQARQQKPLFPGRVKGDIKPSTASESVGLIEKTIDNEPYGEVDRADPPNDSDGCSGYGGGKNGVRMHSSSQAAGETPEDMSLSSASSLERVDISEEFPDEFDSVGDVFSDGDQTDNRETQTILQSFINETLDWDTMDLEGHKDDSPMQDSQGPLMLSSEQADGPQASSLELSPSNSSGGTYMWDEDGLEPLGGPRTLPGDSYDESELNSMDILNNLDPQGNGELDDDDLMLDVDLPEDGLHDSDRMSHIERSERAGRQGQRRKPHRWSGPEHIHNESRSNVFQHYDGLRSSRISSQSVPSEGRQHSYMSALDEITLKHMSQDCSSLKSQLLRLKTLLQLEDTDSSAEVPEDIEDNTTAIQLGELIKEVQGLREELRSRDKTIAQLTLQCQQLQQQHQQEQMPGQGRQFRCQCHHQRAPSSLRQSDRQMDKRMQNHYDKTTQTYWRPMSHAGVLPTPLLSPWQAQHQGLTRTSMPQRRQRVEHLVQYFYDTACLKYYSPSTPATASTSTREE